The DNA window GGTTCTTTCACGCAGCGGAGGAGGGCGGGGGTGGGGGGTGCCCTCCCGGGACCCGTATCTTCTGCGCGCTGCCGAAGCAGAAGAGCGAAATCTCGTGGCTCCATGCGAGAGGGCACAACGGGATGCGAGTCAGCGTGGTCCCGGGAGGGCACCCCCCACCCCCGCCCTCCTCCGCTGCGTGAAAGAACCTCAGATTCGGGGCACTGATGTGCTGTGCCGACGATTGTCCACTCGCGGGAGCCGGGTGGGGCAGGGGGCCCTCCCTGTGGACCCGTATCTTCTGCGCGCTGCCGAAGGCGAAGACCCGAGTCTCGTGGCCCCTTACGAGAGGAAACAGCGGTATGCGAGTCAGCGTGGTCCGCGGGGAGGGCCCCCTGCCCCACCCGGCGTATCGTCCTAGCTGACGCCGAGCTCGGCCGCGACGCGCTCGATCTGGTTCCAGGTCTCGTCCTCGACGAGGACGCCGTCGCGGCGCCGCTCGGCCTCGAGCCGCGCCTCAGGCTCACCCGGGATCAGGATCTCCTTTGAGCCCTGCGCGAGCGGCGCCGACTTGACGAAATCGAACAATCCGGCAACCTGCTTGTGGAACTCGGGCAGCGGCACGAAGCGCTCCACGTCGAGGCAGATCATGAGCGTGCCGTTGGCGAAGAGGCCGGGGCCCGGGCCCGCGGGCCCCGTGCCCGAGAGGATGCCGCCCAGGATCTCAACGGCGAGCGAGAGCCCGTAGCCCTTGTGCTCGCCCGCCGTGAGCAGCGAGCCCACCGGATCGCCGTAGAAGATCTCGGGATCGGTTGCGGAGCGTCCCTCGGCGTCGATGAACCAGCCCGGCGGGGCCTGCTGCTTGCGGTTTTTCTTCACGCGCATCTTGCCCTCGGCGACCACGCTCGTGGCGAAGTCCAGCACCATGGCGGGCCCGCCCGCGCCCGGGATGCCGATGGCGTGCGGGTTGGTGCCGAGCCGC is part of the Candidatus Rokuibacteriota bacterium genome and encodes:
- a CDS encoding Ldh family oxidoreductase is translated as MPTIDATRLESTATRIFEGLGAPPGDAAWIAHLLVLANLRGHDSHGVIRIPQYAQAVKTGGIDPTSPVTVVAETPVTARLDGGRGFGQVVARRGMELCIAKAKAAGLAAVGLSRTTHVGRLADYAEMAAAQGLVGMLWVNAVHGLNVAPWGGAARRLGTNPHAIGIPGAGGPAMVLDFATSVVAEGKMRVKKNRKQQAPPGWFIDAEGRSATDPEIFYGDPVGSLLTAGEHKGYGLSLAVEILGGILSGTGPAGPGPGLFANGTLMICLDVERFVPLPEFHKQVAGLFDFVKSAPLAQGSKEILIPGEPEARLEAERRRDGVLVEDETWNQIERVAAELGVS